The window ataaatatcttAATTCCTCacattattttctataaaacaaaattgacctttcaataaataatagtAACTCACTTATATAAAATTGGATACAATTAGAAATGCAGAAGTATTTCTTATATTGaagaaacaataaatcaaCATGAAAATTAGATAGTTTATGATtggattatttttgtttctcacTCTATATATCctaaaaacatataataaacaaaaaaatatatatataaaaaagagaaggaaattgAACGGTAACGATTAAggagaaaattacaaaaagtagaaaatacaaaaacaactaTGTACCCAATAATCCCATCTAacattatgaaaaaaatatgtacttttttttaatcttaatggCAAAAAGATGAAGGCTAACACAATGAATGCTcatcaataattataataatgttttcataaaatacGTACAATGTTCAtatctttatttcttaattcattgtgaaacttttttttaaaaaaagtaaaacaatagGAGTGAGAATTCAAATTATGGATCTCTTAAAAACCTTTTGATGTAAATACATTTATATGTATGATTAAAAGAACCTAATGGTCAAACAATTACACTTAGGTGAAGAGGTGAGGTGAGGTGGGGATAAAATTTCCCTATCCCcactttaatttcttatatataaatggaaGTTCTAACACTTCTCttccctctttctctttttttggaaaataacCATTAAACAAAAGTTAGTAtcaataaaagataataagtAGCAATGAAGAGCCCTAATCCTCACTCTAAACTTTcagaattaaacaaaaatgatgaaaGGAATGAGTCAGCTAATTCAATACTAACTCTTCAATTTGGAAGGTGAGGTTGAAGATGAAACAATAACCTTCTTTTGAACTCCATGTTTCCCCACTGTCCAATCACAAAATCTTTGTTGATTGAAATGGGAAATTACAGAATTCTATATATTCTCACAAGTGGGGTTTAGACATTGCCTGCCCTACCCCagtttttgtttggttaagtttttaaaacctaacTTTACCAACAACTAAACAATTCTCCTTCCCCTCACCTTCAACATAACTTAGTGTATAGTTTTTGACTATTTGCTCCGACGATGACCGAAAAAATGTTAAGACATTTGATTTAAAACGTATACTATGACATTGTTGATAAATTTTAGACGGCATGAAGTTAAAATACAGGTAAGTAAAAGAGcattggaaaaagaaagaaatgggaaAATGGGAAAATGGGGAAAGGAAAGAATAGAAAAGTGGAAAAATGGTATGAAACAACGATGCAATgtggatattttttttattttttcgaaGGTCTTTTCACGTTTTGATGTAATTATGGAAAAGGGAAAATCTAACAACTTcccataaataataataaataataatgtcaataataaattattaattaaatacgaaaagaaaaagaaaaagaaaaaagaactccAACGCTCCCttccccttcttcttcctcttcctttcttcgtatttcttcttcttcgtcaaACATTCTGATTCAGTTTCATCATGGAAACAACTGATCGCTCCTCTTAATCTTACTTCAAGTTCAACACAGAAAAGTAACCTAAATTTTCTTCGAATTTCTTCTCAGGATGCCATCTCGTATCATTTCTTCCCcatctccttctccttcttcactACAAACCCATCATCATCCTCTCTCTTCTCATATTCTTCCTCCAATCGTTGCCGCTTCCACTGCtgctttctctcttttcctctttctcaTCATTCTCTTCCGCAAACTTACTCGCAAACGCACTGCTCCTGCCGATTCCAAGCCTCCCCATCGTTTCTCTTACTCCCTTCTCCGCCGTGCCACCGATTCTTTCTCCCCTTCTCGCCGCCTTGGCCAAGGTGGATTTGGCTCTGTTTACTATGGTACTCTCCCCCAAACCCATAAAGAAATTGCTGTCAAACTTATGGATTCTGGGTCTTTACAAGGCGAGAGGGAATTTCAGAACGAGCTGTTCTTTGCCTCCAAGATTGACTCGTCTTTTGTCGTCAGTGTTCTTGGGTTTTGCTCTGATCAAAAGCGGCGCAGGATGTTGTTAGTTTATGAGCTTTTGCATAATGGGAATTTGCAGGATGCTTTGTTGCACAGGAAGTGCCCTGAGCTTATGGAGTGGAAGAAACGCTTTTCAGTGGCGGTTGATATTGCTAAGGGATTAGAGCATCTTCATGGGTTAGATCCACCTGTTATTCATGGTGATATCAAGCCTAGTAATGTGCTTTTGGATCATTGTTTCTCGGCCAAAATTGGGGATTTTGGGCTTTCTAGGTTGAAATTAGAGAACAGTCCATTTGAGGTTGAGGTGAAAGTAAAAGGTGGAgtggaggaggagaagaaggaaagaaaagaggaacaTGAGAGCAACCGTGGTTGTGTAGTCGAAGATTGTGGATCTGTGGCTGAGGAAGCTGAGAGCGTAACCACTGGATTTGAGGAATTCAACGTGGGTGTTGATCAGTCACCGGAGAGCTTTTTGAGAATTCCTGTTTCAGAGACTTCACCGGAGACGGTGGATGTCACTTCACCAGAGACTGCTTTGGGGGTTGCAGCAATGGCATCCCCCTCAGAAGGGGCTTTTGATAGAGCTAGTTTTGAGAATGGGAAAGAACCCAACAGTGtggagaagaaaagtattaAGAATAGTATCTCAGGTAAAGATTGGTGGTGGAAACAAGAAAATGGAGTTGGTACCAGTGGGAATGTTAAGGAATATGTTATGGAGTGGATTGGATCAGAGATCAAACGCGAGAGGCCGAAGAGCGAATGGATTGCTGCATCGTCAAGTGGCAGATCAGTTAAGAAGtcagagaaaaagaagaacaagaagcGATTAGAGTGGTGGATGGCTATGGATGATGAAAAGAGTGCCAAGAATCtgaaaaaggagaagagaaggCCAGTGAGGGAATGGTGGAAGGAGGAGTATTGTGAAGAGCTTgcaaagaaaaggaagaaaaagaagccCCAAAAAGGGGCAGGTAGTTGTGATGGGAAAGAGCCTGACTTCTGGCCAGTGGATGACGAAATGTACAGAgacaaaaagaagaggaatAGAAGCAGAAGCCATGGAAGCCGAGGTAGCATTGATTGGTGGTTAGATGGGCTTAGCGGGGAACTCTGGAAAACTCGTGGGACCAGCCACGATTCGACCGGAGGGGATTTTCCCAAGAGTGGTGGCATTAGTAGTACGCCAAGTATGAGAGGAACAATGTGCTATATTGCCCCGGAatatggtggtggtggagatCTTTCTGAGAAATCTGATGTTTATAGCTATGgagttttattattagttcTGATAGCTGGAAGAAGACCCCTTCAGGTGACAAATTCACCATTATCAGAATTCCAACGTGCCAATCTCTTATCGTGGGCTCGCCATCTCGCTAGAGCTGGAAAGCTCATTGATTTGGTTGATCAGTCGATTCAGTCTTTAGATCGAGATCAAGCCCTTCTTTGCATCAAGGTTGCCCTGCTTTGTCTGCAGAAACTGCCTGCTCGCAGGCCCTCCATGAAAGAAGTTGTGGGGATGCTAACGGGTGGGTTGGAACCACCCCAACTGCCAACTGAATTGTCTCCTTCGCCTCCATCTCGCTTCCCTGTTAAGTCGCATCGGAAGCATCGGTGAGTTAGTCAGTTCAAACAAACTCTTTTCTTGTATATGCTGATACacttttttagttaatttattcATCATCTTTGTAGGTAATTCgtgtaaaatcaaatcaaagagtaaaagaaagtttgtaaCTTTGATTAATGAGTTTTTCCATTTAGCTTCATTCCTTCGGTTCTTATGTCCGGCTACTGATGTGATGACCTTTATAGGTCCAGAATTCATTGATATTTGTATATAAACAAGTTAAGGTGGACACAAATAGAAGACTTTCTGTTTTCCTGATCTTCTAACACACAGTTTGATGAAGTGCATGAAAGATTCTTGTTACTTTAAGGAAACTATGCTTTCTCGTTGATTTTTCCCTTCTTGTAGCCTTATTATTCTCTGACCACgccaaaagaacaaaaagaagaagaaagtacaTGTAGATTATGtctaataaattaacaaaactgCTACTTGTGCGGAAACTTAGAACCTTAAAAATATCATCAGCTTGTTTGGGAGTGGAGCCTGCAAGCAATCTTGCTTTATTCCAAGTCTGATAATTGTTGGGCAGTTACTAATCTATTTCACTTACTTTTGGAAGTTGACCGAAATTTTTTACAACTAGGCATGCCTTTTGCTTTAGTTGAAAGGAAATGATAGGTACAGAAAAGCAATAGTATTGGCAATAGAGCTAGAATTGCAGACCTTTTGCTCTGGaatttctctttcccttttgaTGAGGAAACTACTTTTGTTAAGAGACATCGAAGATATATACACTGGGCCATattcccccccccccccagaaagaaaaaaaaaagagaaaagaagaaaaaaagacagaCTTAGGCCATCCAAAAGGCTCCAAAGCCTACTGAAGGAGCTTCGATTACTAACAGtgaagaataaaggaaagttaCTAAGAGAATTGTCCAATAAAGCTCACATGGAGGTGTTGAAATGTTTCACACACCAAATCCCTTTCCAAGATCCCTCAACACCGGTAAAAATCTTCTTATTCGTCTATTATGGATTTCG of the Cucumis sativus cultivar 9930 chromosome 3, Cucumber_9930_V3, whole genome shotgun sequence genome contains:
- the LOC101206399 gene encoding receptor-like serine/threonine-protein kinase At4g25390, with the protein product MPSRIISSPSPSPSSLQTHHHPLSSHILPPIVAASTAAFSLFLFLIILFRKLTRKRTAPADSKPPHRFSYSLLRRATDSFSPSRRLGQGGFGSVYYGTLPQTHKEIAVKLMDSGSLQGEREFQNELFFASKIDSSFVVSVLGFCSDQKRRRMLLVYELLHNGNLQDALLHRKCPELMEWKKRFSVAVDIAKGLEHLHGLDPPVIHGDIKPSNVLLDHCFSAKIGDFGLSRLKLENSPFEVEVKVKGGVEEEKKERKEEHESNRGCVVEDCGSVAEEAESVTTGFEEFNVGVDQSPESFLRIPVSETSPETVDVTSPETALGVAAMASPSEGAFDRASFENGKEPNSVEKKSIKNSISGKDWWWKQENGVGTSGNVKEYVMEWIGSEIKRERPKSEWIAASSSGRSVKKSEKKKNKKRLEWWMAMDDEKSAKNLKKEKRRPVREWWKEEYCEELAKKRKKKKPQKGAGSCDGKEPDFWPVDDEMYRDKKKRNRSRSHGSRGSIDWWLDGLSGELWKTRGTSHDSTGGDFPKSGGISSTPSMRGTMCYIAPEYGGGGDLSEKSDVYSYGVLLLVLIAGRRPLQVTNSPLSEFQRANLLSWARHLARAGKLIDLVDQSIQSLDRDQALLCIKVALLCLQKLPARRPSMKEVVGMLTGGLEPPQLPTELSPSPPSRFPVKSHRKHR